The sequence AGAAATGGGCGACGGCAAGCAGTACCGATGCAGTCGGGACTTTGCCGCCTCAGTGGGCTTGGTGCCCAGACAGTACAGCACCGGTGGCAAGGCCAACTTGCTGGGAATCAGCAAGCGTGGTGACAAGCACCTGCGACAACTGTTGGTGCAGTGTTCCAGGGTCTATATGCAAAATCTGGAGCACCAAAAAGGCGCCTTGGCCGATTGGGTGCGCTCATTGCTAAGTCGACGACATTCGAATGTCGTGGCCTGTGCCCTGGCTAACAAACTGGCGCGTATCGCTTGGGCGATAGCCGCTCACCATACGCAATATGAAGCAGGGCCAGACGCCTTGAACGCCTGACCCCGCGGTTGTTGCAGTACCACGATTCACCTTCAGGTTTTGCGATAGCTGAACAACAGATGATGTGAACGGCACACCGGCCTGGCGAAGATCCTGACATAAAAATCGGCTTCAGAAGCCGACGGGTTTTAAGGATCGTCAGGCGCGACTCTCATCGTGGCGCTGGGGCATGCCCCAAACAGACGCCGGATAGATTTAAGCAAGCCAACCACACCACCCGTTAATCAGTATTGCAAAAATGGGGGTGACCATAGATTTTTCATGGGTTGATTTTGATCGACGCCAGTACCTGATTCTGCCCCATGGAACACGGCACGCCTTCCGGGTGCGCCCGTACCGCCTCGATTACGCCCAGCAACTGCGCCTTGCTGTGCGCCAACTGCGCCTGCATCACCTCGATCTGCGCCACTTTGCTCTCCAGCCCCTCAATCAGTGCCTCACGCTTGTGCTCACCTTCGGTCGGCATCAGGGCTTTAAGTTCCTGCAAGGTAAACCCGGCCTGTTGTGCGCTCTGGATCAACTGCAGAGTCTGTAGTGCCTGCGGCGCATAACGCCGATATCCATTGGCCTGGCGCCCTACCTGACTGATCAGCCCTTCAGCTTCGTAAAACCGAATGCGCGACGCCGCCAACCCGCTGAGCTTTGCCAATTCGCCAATATTCATCGCTACGCCCTTCTTACCCGCTTGACATTAAAGTTAGCTTTAAGCTTAGCCTGAGGCCTCCGCAAACGAGGAGTCAACCATGTCGCCCTTTTCAGCCCTGCTATTGCCCAACGGCCAGACCATCGGTAACCGCATCGCTAAGGCGGCGATGGAAGAGAATATGGCCGATCTGCACCAGGCTCCCTCTGAAGCGCTCATGCGCCTGTACCAGTCCTGGGCCGACGGCGAGCCAGGGCTGCTGTTGACCGGCAATGTGATGATCGACCGCCGCGCCATGACCGGCCCCGGCGGGGTTGCGCTGGAAAACGAGGAGCACCTGGACAAGTTTCGCCAATGGGCCGCGATTGGCCGCGCCAAAGGTGCGCACTTCTGGATCCAGCTCAACCACCCGGGTCGTCAGACCCAGGCCAACCTAGGCCAGCAAGCATGGGCGCCTTCAGCGGTAGCGCTGGACCTTGGTGGTTTCTCAAAGATGTTTTCCCAACCCAAAGCCATGGGCGAGGAAGAGATTGAGGAAGTGATCGCGCGTTTTGCCAGCAGCGCACGCCTGGCTGAAAAAGCGGGTTTCACCGGCGTACAGATTCATGCGGCGCACGGCTATTTGCTCAGTCAATTTCTCTCCCCTTTGAGCAACAAGCGCACTGATCGCTGGGGCGGCTCGCTGGAAAACCGCGCGCGCCTGTTGCTGGAAGTGGTAAAGGCCGTACGGGCGGCTGTCAGCCCCGATTTTTGCGTGGCGGTTAAGCTCAATTCAGCAGATTTCCAACGCGGTGGTTTTGACGCCAACGACGCCCGCGCCGTGGTTGAACTGCTCAATGCATTGCCCCTTGATTTGCTGGAACTGTCCGGCGGCAGTTACGAAGCACCGGCGATGCAAGGTGAAGCACGAGACGGTCGAACCCTGGCCCGCGAAGCGTACTTCCTCGAGATGGCCTGCGAGCTCGCAAGCCTGGCGCGTATGCCGGTGATGGTGACCGGGGGCATCCGCCGCTTGCCGGTGGTCCAGCAGGTACTGGACAGCGGCATCGCCATGGCCGGGATTGCCACCGCCCTGACCCTCGAGCCACAGCTAATCAAGCAATGGCGCGAAGGCCGCGATCTCAACCCGCAGATACCGCCCATTCGCTGGAAACGCAAACCACTGGCCGCCCTGGCGACCATGGCGGTGGTGCACCATCAACTGCGTCGACTGAGTCAGGGGCGCCAGCCGAAACCGGGCATCGCGCCGCTGTTGGCGCTGATCAGGGACCAATTGTTCATCGCTAAACGCACCCGCCAGTACCGCGCCGCGATGAACAATTAGTCATGTTGGCGGGTGAGTATTCAGTGTTCTGAGGTTGTCCTCTATTGATCTGCGGTTTTTAACCTCACTGACGATGGAGTTCCTCATGGCGAAAATCACCCTGGCCCAACAGCTGGCGACCACCCTTGAGCAGGCGGGCATCAAGCGCGTCTGGGGCCTGACTGGCGACAGCCTCAACGGTCTGACCGATGCCCTGCGCACCATGGACAGCATCGAGTGGATGCACGTGCGCCACGAGGAAGTCGCCGCCTTTGCCGCCGGCGCCGAAGCGGCAGCAACGGGGGAGCTGACGGTGTGCGCAGGCAGTTGCGGGCCGGGCAATCTGCACTTGATCAACGGGCTCTTCGATTGCCATCGCAACCATGTACCCGTGCTGGCCATTGCCGCGCAGATTCCCTCGTCGGAAATCGGCTTGAACTACTTCCAGGAAACCCACCCTCAGGAGCTGTTCAAGGAGTGCAGTCACTTTATCGAACTGGTGACCAACCCGGCACAGATGCCTCATGTGCTGCACCGCGCCATGCGCTCGGCCATCCTCAATCGCGGCGTGGCGGTGGTGGTGATTCCTGGAGATGTGTCGCTGTTAGAAGTAGAAGACAAATTCAAGCCCTGGCCAGCACTGATGACGCCGCGCACCCTGCCGGCAGAGCAGGACCTGCTGCGCCTGAGCGAGCTCCTCAATCAAAGCACATCCGTGACCCTGCTGTGCGGCAGCGGTTGCGCCGGCGCCCACGACGAAGTAGTTGCGCTGGCCGATGCCCTGGGTGCGCCGGTGGTGCATGCGCTGCGAGGCAAGGAGCATGTGGAGTGGGACAACCCCTTTGATGTCGGCATGACTGGCCTGATCGGCTTCAGCTCGGGCTATCACGCGATGCTCAACTGCGACACGCTGATCATGCTCGGCACCGACTTCCCCTATCGCCAGTTCTACCCCACCGACGCGAAGATCATCCAGGTTGACCGTAACCCCCAGGCGCTGGGCCGTCGCGCCACCCTGGACCTGGGCATTGCCGCCGACGTCAGCGAGACCATTCAAGCCCTGCTGCCGCGCCTGACCCGCAAGACTGATCGCAGCTTCCTCGAAGCCTCGCTCAAGCATTATGAAAAAGCCCGCCAGGGTCTGGATGACCTGGCGCAGCCGTCTGCCGCCAACCGTCCGATCCACCCGCAATACGTGACCCGCCTGCTCAGTGAGCTGGCGGACGACGATGCAATCTTCACCGCCGACGTCGGCTCGCCCACGGTCTGGGCCGCACGCTACCTGAAAATGAATGGCAAACGCCGACTGATTGGCTCGTTCAACCACGGCTCCATGGCCAACGCCATGCCCCAGGCCATCGGCGCCCAGGCGGCATTTCCCGGTCGACAGGTCATTTCGCTGTCCGGCGACGGCGGTTTCAGCATGTTGATGGGCGACTTCATTTCCCTGACACAGTTGAAATTGCCGGTGAAAGTCGTGGTGTACGACAACGCCTCACTGGGATTTGTCGCCATGGAAATGAAGGCTG is a genomic window of Pseudomonas sp. ADAK18 containing:
- a CDS encoding MerR family transcriptional regulator, which codes for MNIGELAKLSGLAASRIRFYEAEGLISQVGRQANGYRRYAPQALQTLQLIQSAQQAGFTLQELKALMPTEGEHKREALIEGLESKVAQIEVMQAQLAHSKAQLLGVIEAVRAHPEGVPCSMGQNQVLASIKINP
- the poxB gene encoding ubiquinone-dependent pyruvate dehydrogenase produces the protein MAKITLAQQLATTLEQAGIKRVWGLTGDSLNGLTDALRTMDSIEWMHVRHEEVAAFAAGAEAAATGELTVCAGSCGPGNLHLINGLFDCHRNHVPVLAIAAQIPSSEIGLNYFQETHPQELFKECSHFIELVTNPAQMPHVLHRAMRSAILNRGVAVVVIPGDVSLLEVEDKFKPWPALMTPRTLPAEQDLLRLSELLNQSTSVTLLCGSGCAGAHDEVVALADALGAPVVHALRGKEHVEWDNPFDVGMTGLIGFSSGYHAMLNCDTLIMLGTDFPYRQFYPTDAKIIQVDRNPQALGRRATLDLGIAADVSETIQALLPRLTRKTDRSFLEASLKHYEKARQGLDDLAQPSAANRPIHPQYVTRLLSELADDDAIFTADVGSPTVWAARYLKMNGKRRLIGSFNHGSMANAMPQAIGAQAAFPGRQVISLSGDGGFSMLMGDFISLTQLKLPVKVVVYDNASLGFVAMEMKAAGYLDTGTELKNPDFAAMANAMGILGIRVEQSEDLEPALRRALAHDGPVLVDVVTATQELAMPPSIKLEQAKGFSLYMLKAVMSGRGDEVIELARTNWFR
- a CDS encoding NADH:flavin oxidoreductase/NADH oxidase family protein; its protein translation is MSPFSALLLPNGQTIGNRIAKAAMEENMADLHQAPSEALMRLYQSWADGEPGLLLTGNVMIDRRAMTGPGGVALENEEHLDKFRQWAAIGRAKGAHFWIQLNHPGRQTQANLGQQAWAPSAVALDLGGFSKMFSQPKAMGEEEIEEVIARFASSARLAEKAGFTGVQIHAAHGYLLSQFLSPLSNKRTDRWGGSLENRARLLLEVVKAVRAAVSPDFCVAVKLNSADFQRGGFDANDARAVVELLNALPLDLLELSGGSYEAPAMQGEARDGRTLAREAYFLEMACELASLARMPVMVTGGIRRLPVVQQVLDSGIAMAGIATALTLEPQLIKQWREGRDLNPQIPPIRWKRKPLAALATMAVVHHQLRRLSQGRQPKPGIAPLLALIRDQLFIAKRTRQYRAAMNN